One Acetobacter ghanensis DNA window includes the following coding sequences:
- a CDS encoding NAD(P)-dependent oxidoreductase produces the protein MTTKMLKFVSVPQKQPEKRTAAARRTDFDEIYNDFKPEQATTQASRCSQCGVPFCSVHCPLGNNIPDWLMLTAQGRLEEAYGVSSATNTFPEICGRICPQDRLCEGNCVIEPGFESVTIGAVERFVTDTAFENGWVKPVRPVRERKESVGIVGAGPAGLAAADQLRAEGYQVHVYDRYDRVGGLLVYGIPGFKLEKHIVSRRHELLEEGGVVFHLGQGIGSGEGELSFAELRGRHNALLIATGVYKSREIGGPGAGLAGIEKALDYLTASNRRSLGDTLPEDAQALDAAGKNVVVLGGGDTAMDCVRTAIRQGAKSVRCLYRRDKANMPGSAREVKNAEEEGVQFEWLAAPEAFLGDTHVTGVRASRMKLGLPDASGRQSVEPLEGSSFTLEADLVIKALGFDPEPLPQLWNEPALATSRWGTLKVDQKSFMTSLPGVFAAGDIVRGASLVVWAIKDGREAAQSIHQWIKADAMARTAEQG, from the coding sequence ATGACAACCAAGATGCTGAAATTTGTCTCCGTTCCGCAAAAGCAGCCGGAAAAACGCACGGCGGCTGCGCGGCGGACGGATTTTGACGAAATTTACAATGACTTTAAGCCCGAGCAGGCCACAACGCAGGCAAGCCGCTGCTCGCAGTGTGGTGTGCCGTTCTGTTCCGTCCACTGCCCGTTGGGGAACAACATCCCCGACTGGCTGATGCTGACTGCTCAGGGGCGGCTGGAGGAAGCCTATGGCGTATCCTCCGCAACCAACACGTTTCCTGAGATTTGTGGCCGCATCTGCCCGCAGGACCGCCTGTGCGAGGGGAACTGCGTGATCGAACCGGGGTTCGAAAGCGTGACAATCGGTGCGGTTGAGCGGTTTGTAACCGATACGGCGTTCGAGAACGGCTGGGTCAAGCCGGTTCGCCCCGTGCGCGAGCGTAAGGAATCCGTGGGCATTGTTGGCGCGGGCCCGGCAGGGTTGGCAGCGGCTGACCAGCTCCGCGCAGAAGGGTATCAGGTTCATGTGTATGACCGGTACGACCGCGTGGGTGGCCTGCTTGTGTACGGCATTCCCGGCTTTAAGCTGGAAAAACACATTGTGTCCCGGCGGCATGAACTGCTGGAAGAAGGCGGCGTTGTGTTCCATCTGGGGCAGGGCATTGGCAGCGGGGAAGGGGAACTCTCCTTTGCTGAACTGCGCGGGCGGCACAATGCGTTGCTCATTGCGACCGGCGTTTACAAATCGCGCGAGATTGGCGGCCCCGGCGCAGGGCTTGCGGGCATTGAAAAGGCGCTGGATTACCTGACCGCCTCCAACCGCCGCTCGCTGGGGGATACTCTGCCAGAAGACGCGCAGGCGCTGGATGCCGCGGGTAAAAACGTGGTGGTGCTGGGTGGTGGCGATACGGCCATGGACTGTGTGCGTACGGCCATTCGTCAGGGTGCCAAATCGGTGCGCTGCCTCTACCGGCGCGACAAGGCCAACATGCCCGGCTCCGCGCGTGAAGTGAAGAATGCAGAGGAAGAAGGCGTACAGTTTGAATGGCTGGCCGCCCCCGAAGCCTTCCTTGGTGATACGCATGTCACAGGGGTTCGTGCATCCCGCATGAAGCTGGGCCTGCCCGATGCCTCCGGCCGCCAGTCGGTCGAACCGCTGGAAGGGTCTTCCTTCACGCTTGAGGCTGATCTGGTCATCAAGGCGCTGGGCTTTGACCCTGAACCCCTGCCGCAGCTGTGGAATGAGCCCGCACTGGCAACCTCGCGCTGGGGTACGCTCAAGGTGGACCAGAAAAGCTTTATGACCTCGCTGCCCGGCGTATTTGCAGCAGGGGATATTGTGCGTGGGGCCAGTCTGGTCGTGTGGGCGATCAAGGATGGGCGGGAAGCCGCCCAGAGCATCCACCAGTGGATTAAGGCCGATGCAATGGCTCGTACGGCGGAGCAGGGATAA
- a CDS encoding complex I NDUFA9 subunit family protein: protein MSGNRIAAVLGGNGFVGQYVVQCLAQAGYMVRVASRRPDLGALLRPMGRVGQVAPFYASVLDDSTVACVVRGAEVVVNLAAVLSSSSSQSLQAVNVEGAGRVARLAAEAGGARYVHMSALGASDTAPSAYGRSRAAGEALVRQYRPDASIVRPSVIFGPEDKFFNLFGALARYAPFMPVYGATTRVQPVYVGDVAQVVARLATTPDLAGRVWQLGGPEVMTMQDIAAFTLQQTQRNKPIVRVPDVVARLQAAVLERLPGKMLTRDQLLMLSQDNVVSPAESGFEVLGIVPQSVRACVPFYLERYRAGGGQSGVFVPQR, encoded by the coding sequence ATGAGTGGAAACAGAATTGCTGCCGTGCTGGGTGGGAACGGCTTTGTAGGGCAATACGTTGTGCAGTGTCTGGCGCAGGCCGGATACATGGTGCGGGTTGCCAGTAGGCGGCCAGATCTGGGGGCTTTGCTGCGGCCTATGGGGCGCGTGGGGCAGGTTGCGCCGTTTTATGCCTCCGTGCTGGACGATAGCACTGTTGCCTGCGTGGTGCGTGGGGCCGAGGTTGTGGTTAATCTTGCAGCGGTTCTGTCTTCTTCCTCCTCGCAGAGTTTGCAGGCGGTCAATGTGGAGGGCGCAGGGCGTGTTGCCCGGTTGGCGGCGGAGGCGGGGGGTGCCCGCTATGTCCATATGTCTGCGCTCGGTGCGTCGGATACGGCGCCATCGGCTTACGGGCGCAGTCGTGCAGCGGGGGAGGCTTTGGTGCGGCAATATCGCCCGGATGCCTCCATTGTTCGTCCTTCTGTTATCTTTGGGCCGGAAGATAAATTTTTTAATCTATTTGGGGCTTTGGCCCGCTATGCGCCCTTTATGCCGGTTTATGGGGCAACCACGCGCGTGCAGCCTGTTTATGTGGGTGATGTGGCGCAGGTTGTGGCGCGTCTGGCCACTACGCCGGACCTTGCTGGTCGTGTCTGGCAGTTGGGTGGTCCAGAGGTCATGACCATGCAGGACATTGCCGCCTTTACCTTGCAGCAGACGCAGCGGAATAAGCCCATTGTGCGCGTGCCAGATGTGGTGGCGCGGTTACAGGCGGCTGTTCTGGAACGCCTGCCGGGCAAAATGCTAACGCGTGACCAGTTGCTCATGCTCTCGCAGGATAATGTTGTGTCGCCTGCGGAATCGGGGTTTGAGGTGCTGGGTATTGTGCCGCAGAGCGTGCGGGCCTGTGTACCATTTTATTTGGAGCGGTATAGGGCTGGCGGTGGGCAATCTGGCGTTTTTGTTCCGCAGCGGTAG
- the gltB gene encoding glutamate synthase large subunit yields MDMEQFSNTVSAESGEEFLTAWDANVQALDGLYDPADERDSCGVGLVAALDGKRRREVVEAGIAALKAIWHRGAVDADGKTGDGAGIHVEIPQEFFADAITSTGDRPSDGPIAVGQVFLPKTDFVAQEQCRQIIETQILAFGYGIYGWRQVPIDTSCIGEKANATRPEIEQILIRNLPGKTEEAFERDLYVIRRRIEKAAIAAQVDLYICSLSCRSLIYKGMFLAEHLTEFYPDLLDERFVSRFAIYHQRYSTNTFPTWKLAQPFRRLAHNGEINTISGNINWMKSHETRLSHPDLDPWMADIKPLVQAGGSDTATLDNVYELLTFAGRDAPAAKALMIPASVGGNASMKPAHRDMFTYCNAVMEPWDGPAALCATDGRWVVAGLDRSGLRPLRYTVTTDNLLIVGSETGMVRVPENAIVSRGRLGPGEMIGVDLDEAKLYGNSELLDELSSRQDFSDWIKRTQKIGHLVRSEVTEPVYYTGDELRRRQLAVGTTLEELETLLHPMVEDASEAIGSMGDDTPLAVLSPRYRGLSHYFRQMFSQVTNPPIDSLRESGVMSLATRLGNLGNILDQSAEQCDMLQLPSPVLTSGEYEALRGFCGTSASVIDCTFPAKDGEAGLREAIARIRREAEESVRGGCTHVFLTDEAQSPDRASIPMILATGAVHTHLVRTSLRTFTSLNVRTSTALDVHAIAVTIGVGATTVNPYLAQESIADRHRRGLFGSRSLRECMERYRKAVDKGLLKIMSKMGISIVASYRGGCNFEAVGLSRALTAEFFPGMPSRISGIGLSGIARNTLSFHEQAWGSASALTLPVGGLYKLRRSGEQHAFDGGLIHMLQTAVATDSFTIYQRYADAVRAQPPVALRDLLDFREGRTPIPVEEVESITQLRKRLISPAISLGALSPEAHETLSIAMNRIGAKSDSGEGGEDPARAKPRPNGDNASSAIKQVASGRFGVTAQYLNDCRELEIKVAQGAKPGEGGQLPGFKVTELIAKLRHATPGVTLISPPPHHDIYSIEDLAQLIYDLKQINPDASVTVKLVARSGIGTIAAGVAKAKADAILISGHSGGTGASPVSSIKYAGLPWELGLAETHQVLMLNRLRHRVRLRADGGIKTGRDVVIAAMLGAEEFGIGTASLVAMGCIMVRQCHSNTCPVGVCSQDPAMRAKFEGTPEKVINLFSFIAEDVRNILASLGFRTLNEIIGRTDLLRQVSRGADYLDDLDLNSLLSQADPGPFARYCTLEGRNEVPDTLDAQMINDARPLFDHGEKMQLHYNVQNTQRAIGTRISSLIVRQFGMKTLAPGHLTVRLRGSAGQSLGAFAVQGLKLEVLGDANDYVGKGLSGATITVRPSPSSTLVSNQNAIIGNTVLYGATAGELYAAGQAGERFAVRNSGATAVIEGCGSNCCEYMTGGTVVVLGEVGDNFGAGFTGGMAFVLDSNDSFTKRINPEALLWSRVTDPKWAENLRALVERHVEETGSAYASMLLHKWDEVLPQFWQIVPRDYAKIIGFSVEGEQQARSA; encoded by the coding sequence ATGGATATGGAACAGTTTTCGAACACTGTTTCCGCTGAAAGCGGTGAAGAGTTTCTGACGGCGTGGGACGCCAACGTGCAGGCGCTGGATGGTCTGTACGACCCGGCGGACGAGCGTGATTCCTGTGGTGTGGGCCTTGTGGCCGCACTGGACGGCAAGCGCCGGCGCGAAGTGGTGGAAGCCGGTATTGCAGCCCTGAAGGCCATCTGGCACCGCGGCGCGGTTGATGCTGACGGTAAAACGGGTGACGGCGCAGGCATTCATGTAGAAATCCCGCAGGAATTTTTTGCCGATGCCATTACCAGCACGGGTGACCGCCCGAGCGATGGCCCGATTGCCGTGGGGCAGGTGTTTCTGCCCAAGACCGATTTTGTGGCGCAGGAACAGTGCCGCCAGATTATCGAAACCCAGATTCTGGCCTTTGGTTACGGCATTTATGGCTGGCGTCAGGTGCCGATCGACACCTCCTGCATTGGTGAAAAAGCCAATGCAACCCGGCCGGAAATTGAGCAGATCCTTATCCGCAACTTGCCGGGCAAGACAGAAGAAGCGTTTGAGCGCGATCTGTACGTCATTCGCCGCCGGATAGAAAAAGCCGCCATTGCCGCGCAGGTTGACCTGTATATCTGCTCGCTCTCCTGCCGCTCGCTTATTTACAAGGGCATGTTCCTTGCCGAGCATCTGACAGAGTTCTATCCGGACCTGCTGGATGAGCGGTTTGTCAGCCGGTTTGCGATCTACCACCAGCGCTATTCCACCAACACCTTCCCCACATGGAAGCTGGCGCAGCCGTTCCGTCGCCTTGCCCATAATGGTGAAATCAACACCATTTCGGGCAACATCAACTGGATGAAAAGCCACGAAACGCGTCTGTCCCACCCGGACCTTGACCCGTGGATGGCGGATATCAAACCGCTGGTGCAGGCTGGTGGGTCGGATACGGCAACGCTGGATAACGTGTATGAACTGCTGACCTTTGCCGGGCGGGACGCGCCAGCAGCCAAGGCGCTGATGATTCCGGCCAGCGTTGGTGGCAATGCGTCCATGAAGCCCGCCCACCGGGATATGTTCACCTACTGCAACGCGGTTATGGAACCGTGGGACGGCCCCGCCGCCCTGTGCGCGACCGATGGCCGCTGGGTTGTGGCCGGGCTGGACCGCTCCGGCCTGCGCCCGCTGCGTTATACGGTGACCACGGATAACCTGCTGATTGTGGGCTCCGAAACCGGTATGGTGCGCGTGCCCGAAAACGCCATTGTCAGCCGTGGCCGCCTTGGCCCGGGCGAGATGATTGGTGTGGATCTGGACGAGGCCAAACTCTACGGCAACAGCGAACTGCTCGATGAGCTGTCCTCCCGTCAGGACTTCTCCGACTGGATCAAGCGCACCCAGAAGATCGGCCATCTTGTTCGCTCCGAGGTGACCGAGCCGGTTTACTACACGGGGGACGAACTGCGCCGCCGCCAGCTGGCTGTGGGCACCACGCTGGAAGAGCTGGAAACCCTGCTGCATCCGATGGTGGAAGATGCAAGCGAAGCCATTGGCTCCATGGGGGATGACACGCCTCTGGCCGTGCTTTCGCCCCGTTACCGTGGCCTGTCGCATTATTTCCGCCAGATGTTCAGCCAGGTGACCAACCCGCCCATCGACAGCCTGCGTGAATCGGGGGTGATGAGCCTTGCCACGCGTCTGGGTAACCTTGGCAACATTCTGGACCAGTCGGCTGAACAGTGCGACATGCTCCAGTTGCCCAGCCCTGTTCTGACGTCGGGCGAGTATGAGGCCCTGCGTGGCTTCTGCGGTACGTCTGCCAGCGTGATCGACTGCACCTTCCCCGCAAAGGACGGTGAGGCCGGTCTGCGTGAGGCCATTGCCCGTATCCGCCGCGAGGCGGAGGAAAGTGTGCGCGGCGGCTGCACCCATGTATTCCTGACGGATGAGGCCCAGTCCCCCGACCGCGCTTCCATCCCCATGATTCTGGCAACGGGTGCTGTGCATACCCATCTGGTCCGCACGTCCCTGCGTACCTTCACGTCGCTCAACGTGCGTACGTCCACGGCGCTGGATGTGCATGCCATTGCCGTGACCATTGGTGTGGGTGCCACAACGGTTAACCCGTATCTGGCGCAGGAAAGCATTGCCGACCGCCATCGCCGTGGCCTGTTTGGCAGCCGCAGCCTGCGTGAGTGCATGGAGCGCTACCGCAAGGCGGTGGACAAGGGTCTGCTCAAGATCATGTCCAAAATGGGTATTTCCATTGTGGCGTCCTACCGTGGTGGCTGCAATTTTGAAGCCGTGGGCCTGTCCCGCGCGCTTACGGCGGAGTTCTTCCCCGGTATGCCTTCGCGCATTTCCGGTATTGGTCTGTCGGGTATTGCCCGCAACACGCTCAGCTTCCACGAGCAGGCTTGGGGTTCCGCTTCCGCGCTGACCCTGCCGGTTGGCGGGCTGTACAAACTGCGCCGTAGTGGGGAGCAGCACGCATTTGATGGCGGGCTGATCCATATGCTCCAGACCGCGGTGGCAACAGACAGCTTTACCATCTACCAGCGTTATGCGGATGCCGTGCGCGCTCAGCCGCCTGTAGCCCTGCGTGACCTGCTCGACTTCCGCGAAGGGCGTACGCCTATTCCGGTGGAAGAGGTGGAAAGCATTACGCAGCTGCGCAAACGCCTGATCTCGCCTGCTATTTCGCTCGGCGCACTCAGCCCCGAAGCGCATGAAACCCTTTCCATCGCCATGAACCGGATTGGCGCAAAATCCGATTCCGGTGAGGGCGGGGAAGACCCGGCACGCGCCAAGCCACGCCCGAACGGGGATAACGCATCCTCCGCCATCAAACAGGTGGCATCTGGCCGCTTTGGGGTGACCGCGCAGTATCTGAACGACTGCCGTGAGCTGGAAATTAAAGTGGCTCAGGGTGCCAAGCCGGGTGAGGGCGGGCAGTTGCCCGGCTTCAAGGTCACCGAGCTTATTGCCAAGCTGCGCCATGCAACGCCGGGGGTCACGCTGATCTCCCCGCCGCCGCACCACGATATTTATTCCATCGAGGATCTGGCCCAGCTTATTTATGACCTTAAGCAGATCAACCCCGATGCCAGCGTAACCGTTAAACTGGTGGCCCGTTCGGGCATTGGCACCATTGCAGCAGGTGTGGCCAAGGCCAAGGCGGACGCCATTCTTATTTCCGGTCATTCCGGGGGTACGGGTGCAAGCCCGGTCAGCTCCATCAAATACGCGGGTCTGCCGTGGGAGCTGGGGCTGGCGGAAACGCATCAGGTTCTTATGCTCAACCGTCTGCGCCACCGCGTGCGCCTGCGTGCCGATGGTGGCATCAAAACCGGGCGTGATGTGGTGATCGCCGCCATGCTGGGTGCGGAAGAGTTTGGTATTGGCACAGCCAGCCTTGTGGCCATGGGCTGCATTATGGTGCGCCAGTGCCACTCCAACACCTGCCCGGTTGGCGTGTGCTCGCAGGACCCGGCCATGCGCGCCAAGTTTGAAGGCACGCCGGAAAAGGTGATCAACCTGTTCTCGTTCATTGCGGAGGATGTGCGGAACATTCTGGCCTCCCTTGGCTTCCGTACATTGAACGAGATTATCGGCCGCACGGACCTGCTGCGTCAGGTTTCCCGCGGGGCGGATTATCTGGACGATCTGGATCTGAACTCCCTGCTTTCGCAGGCAGATCCGGGGCCGTTTGCCCGTTACTGCACGCTTGAAGGCCGTAACGAGGTGCCCGACACGCTGGACGCGCAGATGATTAACGATGCCCGTCCGCTGTTCGACCACGGTGAGAAAATGCAGCTGCACTACAACGTGCAGAACACCCAGCGCGCCATTGGCACGCGCATTTCCTCGCTTATCGTGCGCCAGTTCGGCATGAAAACGCTGGCTCCGGGCCACCTGACCGTGCGCCTGCGTGGTTCGGCCGGGCAGTCCCTTGGGGCGTTTGCGGTGCAGGGCCTCAAGCTGGAAGTGCTGGGCGATGCGAACGACTACGTGGGTAAGGGCCTGTCTGGCGCGACCATTACGGTCCGTCCGTCTCCGTCCTCCACGCTGGTGTCCAACCAGAACGCCATTATTGGCAACACGGTGCTGTATGGGGCTACGGCGGGTGAGCTGTATGCCGCAGGGCAGGCAGGCGAACGCTTTGCCGTGCGTAACTCCGGCGCGACAGCGGTTATTGAAGGCTGCGGTTCCAACTGCTGCGAATACATGACCGGTGGTACCGTTGTGGTGCTGGGTGAAGTGGGCGACAACTTTGGCGCGGGCTTTACCGGCGGTATGGCCTTTGTACTGGACAGCAACGACAGCTTTACCAAGCGCATTAACCCCGAAGCCCTGCTGTGGTCCCGTGTAACGGACCCCAAATGGGCGGAAAACCTGCGCGCTCTGGTTGAGCGGCATGTGGAGGAAACAGGCTCGGCCTATGCCTCCATGCTGCTGCATAAGTGGGATGAGGTTCTGCCCCAGTTCTGGCAGATCGTGCCCCGTGACTACGCCAAAATTATTGGCTTTAGTGTGGAAGGGGAGCAGCAGGCCCGCTCAGCCTGA
- a CDS encoding N-acetylmuramoyl-L-alanine amidase family protein, with the protein MLRRNILSGVALGAVAGGVLACGGGAALARTVAGGKKVPVHAPAVVGRAAPPKPLVMLDPGHGGKDPGAIGFSGTYEKHVAEAAAQELSRQLLATGRYRVALTRTSDHFIPLGGRVDMAQQHGASLFISMHADALHNASVRGASVYTHAHGASDSQTADLARTENSADRFGGPMVHGASPEVQRILASLVTEETRKGSSHMAQAVVTAFQSRVQLLTHPHRHAAFAVLKSAQIPSVLVEMGFMSNRLDEAALRQAGHRAMVAGAMCRAVNLYFASAGAGLAG; encoded by the coding sequence ATGCTGCGCAGAAATATCCTGTCCGGCGTGGCTCTTGGTGCCGTGGCTGGGGGTGTGCTGGCTTGCGGTGGCGGGGCAGCCCTTGCACGCACTGTTGCGGGTGGCAAAAAGGTGCCCGTTCATGCGCCAGCCGTGGTTGGGCGGGCAGCGCCCCCCAAGCCGCTCGTCATGCTGGACCCTGGGCATGGGGGGAAGGACCCCGGAGCCATTGGTTTTTCTGGAACATATGAAAAGCATGTGGCTGAGGCTGCCGCACAGGAGCTTTCGCGTCAGTTGTTGGCGACCGGGCGGTACCGTGTGGCGCTTACACGTACCAGTGACCATTTTATTCCGCTTGGTGGCAGGGTGGATATGGCCCAGCAGCATGGTGCATCGCTCTTTATTTCCATGCACGCGGATGCGTTGCACAATGCCAGTGTAAGGGGCGCAAGCGTGTACACCCATGCGCATGGCGCGTCCGATAGCCAGACGGCGGATCTGGCCCGGACTGAAAACAGCGCAGACCGGTTTGGTGGTCCCATGGTGCATGGGGCCTCGCCCGAGGTGCAGCGTATTCTGGCCAGTTTGGTAACGGAAGAAACGCGCAAGGGGTCTTCCCACATGGCGCAGGCTGTTGTGACGGCTTTTCAGTCCCGCGTGCAGCTTTTAACGCATCCGCATCGCCATGCTGCGTTTGCCGTTCTCAAATCCGCCCAGATTCCTTCTGTTCTGGTGGAAATGGGCTTTATGTCCAATCGGCTGGATGAGGCTGCTTTGCGGCAGGCGGGGCATAGGGCCATGGTGGCGGGCGCTATGTGCCGGGCAGTTAATCTATATTTTGCATCGGCTGGGGCAGGGCTTGCGGGCTAG